A single genomic interval of Daucus carota subsp. sativus chromosome 1, DH1 v3.0, whole genome shotgun sequence harbors:
- the LOC108204603 gene encoding calcium-dependent protein kinase: MGGCFSKKDNQAAANGHRSGATAYHTVTAQSYEKSSQRPQQTQTQPQPQQPQVRHTSPPKPRQVVKSDPNTILGKPFEDIRATYTLGKELGRGQFGCVYLCTENSTGHLYACKSILKRKLVSKNDKEDMKREIQIMQHLSGQPNIVEFKGAYEDRQSVHLVMELCAGGELFDRIIAQGHYSERAAATICRQIVNVVNVCHFMGVMHRDLKPENFLLSGKDKNAMLKTTDFGLSIFIEEGKVYRNIVGSAYYVAPEVLRRSYGKEVDIWSAGVILYILLSGVPPFWAENEKGIFDAILEGEIDFESEPWPSVSNSAKDLVRKMLTQDPRKRITSAQVLEHPWIREGGEASDKPIDSAVLSRMKQFRAMNKLKQLALKVIAESLSEEEIKGLKAMFTNMDTDRSGTITYEELKSGLARLGSKLSEVEVKQLMEAADVDGNGTIDYLEFITATMHRHKLESYEHLYKAFQYFDKDSSGFITRDELESAMKEYGMGDDATIKDIISEVDTDNDGRINYDEFCTMMRSGAKQQTKLF, encoded by the exons ATGGGAGGTTGTTTCAGCAAGAaagataatcaagcagctgctAATGGGCATAGATCAGGGGCCACTGCATATCATACAGTTACTGCCCAGAGCTATGAAAAGTCATCTCAAAGGCCTCAACAGACTCAGACTCAGCCTCAGCCTCAGCAGCCTCAGGTTCGGCATACAAGTCCACCAAAACCAAGGCAAGTTGTTAAATCAGACCCAAACACTATTCTAGGCAAGCCATTTGAAGACATTAGAGCTACTTATACTCTTGGTAAAGAATTGGGTAGGGGTCAATTTGGTTGTGTCTATCTTTGTACTGAAAATTCAACTGGTCATTTATATGCTTGTAAGTCTATTTTGAAAAGAAAGCTTGTTAGCAAGAATGATAAGGAGGATATGAAGAGGGAGATTCAGATTATGCAGCATTTGAGTGGGCAACCTAATATTGTGGAATTTAAGGGTGCTTATGAGGATAGACAATCTGTGCATCTTGTGATGGAGCTTTGTGCTGGTGGGGAGTTGTTTGATAGGATTATAGCCCAGGGACATTACTCAGAGAGAGCGGCTGCTACGATCTGTAGGCAAATTGTGAATGTTGTCAATGTTTGTCATTTTATGGGAGTGATGCATAGGGATCTCAAGCCGGAAAATTTCTTGCTTTCTGGTAAAGATAAGAACGCCATGTTGAAGACTACTGACTTTGGGCTGTCTATCTTTATTGAAGAAG GAAAGGTTTATCGTAATATAGTTGGTAGTGCTTACTATGTCGCTCCTGAAGTACTACGGCGTAGTTACGGAAAGGAAGTTGATATCTGGAGTGCAGGAGTTATTTTGTATATTCTACTCAGTGGCGTACCTCCATTTTGGGCTG AAAATGAAAAAGGAATATTTGATGCAATACTTGAAGGAGAAATTGACTTTGAAAGCGAACCATGGCCATCAGTCTCAAACAGTGCAAAAGATCTTGTCAGAAAGATGCTGACACAGGATCCAAGGAAAAGAATTACTTCTGCGCAAGTTCTTG aACATCCATGGATTAGAGAAGGCGGAGAAGCATCAGACAAGCCAATAGATAGTGCAGTCCTCTCCAGAATGAAACAATTCAGAGCAATGAACAAGCTCAAACAACTCGCACTTAAG GTCATTGCTGAAAGTCTGTCTGAGGAAGAAATTAAAGGTCTTAAAGCAATGTTCACAAACATGGACACAGACAGAAGTGGTACAATTACATATGAGGAATTGAAGTCAGGACTGGCACGGCTAGGCTCAAAGCTATCAGAAGTGGAAGTCAAACAACTGATGGAGGCT GCTGATGTAGATGGAAATGGCACAATTGACTACCTTGAATTTATTACTGCTACTATGCACAGACACAAGCTTGAAAGCTATGAGCATTTATACAAAGCATTTCAGTATTTTGACAAGGATAGTAGTGG TTTCATTACGAGAGATGAACTTGAATCTGCAATGAAGGAGTATGGAATGGGTGATGATGCTACAATCAAAGATATAATCTCAGAAGTGGATACCGATAAT GATGGAAGAATTAATTATGATGAGTTCTGTACAATGATGAGAAGCGGGGCAAAACAGCAAACCAAGCTTTTTTAA
- the LOC108204913 gene encoding peroxidase 42: MGSKTLFFIALLSLSAISAFADAAEETASAGPGLVMNFYKDSCPQAEDIIKEQVQLLYKRHKNTAFSWLRNIFHDCAVQRCDASLLLDSTRRTLSEKETDRSFGLRNFRYIETIKEAVERECPGVVSCADILVLSGRDGIVALGGPHIPLKTGRRDGRKSRADILEQYLPDHNESMTVVLERFAAMGIDTPGLVALLGSHSVGRTHCVKLVHRLYPEVDPALNPGHVEHMLHKCPDQIPDPKAVQYVRNDRGTPMILDNNYYRNILDNKGLLIVDHQLATDKRTKPYVKKMAKSQDYFFKEYSRAITKLTENNPLTGTEGEIRLQCNVANKHH; encoded by the exons ATGGGTTCCAAAACTCTCTTCTTCATTGCTCTCTTATCCTTGTCTGCAATCTCTGCTTTTGCAGATGCAGCTGAAGAGACAGCTTCAGCTGGTCCAGGCCTTGTCATGAACTTTTACAAAGACTCATGCCCACAGGCTGAAGACATCATCAAAGAACAAGTCCAGCTTCTCTACAAGCGCCACAAGAACACTGCTTTCTCTTGGCTCAGAAACATCTTCCATGACTGTGCTGTTCAG AGATGTGATGCTTCATTGTTGCTGGACTCAACAAGGAGGACTCTTTCTGAGAAAGAAACAGACAGGAGCTTTGGCCTCAGAAACTTCAGATATATTGAGACTATTAAAGAAGCTGTGGAGAGAGAGTGCCCCGGAGTGGTTTCCTGTGCTGATATCCTTGTTTTATCTGGTAGAGATGGAATTGTTGCT CTTGGAGGCCCACACATCCCTCTTAAAACAGGAAGAAGAGATGGTAGAAAAAGTAGAGCAGATATACTAGAGCAATACCTCCCTGACCACAATGAAAGCATGACTGTTGTTCTTGAAAGGTTTGCTGCCATGGGAATTGACACCCCTGGACTTGTTGCCTTGCTAG GATCTCACAGTGTTGGCAGAACCCATTGTGTGAAGCTGGTGCACAGATTATACCCTGAGGTTGACCCAGCCTTGAACCCTGGTCATGTTGAGCACATGCTTCACAAGTGCCCTGACCAGATCCCAGACCCAAAGGCAGTGCAATATGTGAGAAATGACAGAGGCACCCCCATGATTCTAGACAACAACTACTACAGAAACATATTGGACAACAAGGGACTCTTGATAGTGGATCATCAACTAGCCACAGACAAGAGGACCAAGCCATATGTCAAGAAAATGGCCAAGAGCCAAGATTATTTCTTCAAGGAGTACTCAAGAGCCATCACTAAGCTCACTGAGAACAATCCTCTCACTGGCACTGAGGGTGAGATTAGGTTGCAATGCAATGTTGCTAACAAGCATCATTGA